A DNA window from Malus domestica chromosome 12, GDT2T_hap1 contains the following coding sequences:
- the LOC103436381 gene encoding lipoyl synthase, chloroplastic-like, whose product MCTIIQLQSQVSSSSWSWPIPIEVPKGRICASTRSLNVRSSGRVGIRCEVVAVGTGTEIGMGPYTGRDPNVKKAEWLRQKAPQGNKYEEVKESLSRLNLKTVCEEAQCPNIGECWNGGGDGISTATIMLLGDTCTRGCRFCAVKTSRNPPPPNPMEPINTATAVASWGVDYIVLTSVDRDDLPDGGSDHFARTVQALKNLKPDIMVECLTSDFRGDLTAVHTLLYSGLDVFAHNIETVKRLQRIVRDPRAGYEQSLSVLRHAKQSKKGMITKTSIMLGLGETDDELKEAMADLRAIDVDILTLGQYLQPTPLHLTVKEYVSPEKFIFWKEYGESIGFRYVASGPLVRSSYRAGELFVKTMVREMANGSSGVFQ is encoded by the exons atgtgCACGATAATTCAGCTGCAATCCCAAGTTTCCTCATCATCTTGGTCTTGGCCAATCCCAATTGAGGTCCCAAAAGGCCGAATATGTGCATCAACACGATCCTTGAATGTGCGGTCATCAGGACGAGTAGGAATACGATGTGAGGTGGTGGCGGTGGGAACTGGAACAGAAATCGGAATGGGACCTTACACGGGGAGAGACCCAAATGTGAAGAAGGCGGAATGGTTAAGGCAGAAAGCCCCCCAGGGAAACAAGTATGAGGAGGTCAAGGAGTCCTTGTCCCGTTTGAATCTGAAGACGGTGTGTGAGGAGGCCCAATGCCCTAACATCGGCGAGTGTTGGAATGGTGGCGGGGATGGCATTTCCACTGCCACCATCATGCTTCTGGGCGACACCTGCACCCGCGGCTGTCGGTTTTGTGCCGTCAAGACCAGCCGGAACCCTCCACCTCCTAATCCCATGGAGCCTATCAATACTGCTACGGCCGTTGCCAGCTGGGGTGTTGATTATATTGTTTTAACGAGTGTCGATCGTGATGACCTGCCCGATGGTGGAAGTGATCATTTTGCTCGCACTGTCCAAGCCCTCAAG AATCTGAAGCCTGATATCATGGTTGAGTGTTTAACTTCTGATTTTCGTGGTGACTTGACGGCTGTACACACTCTGCTGTACTCCGGACTTGATGTTTTTGCACACAACATTGAGACCGTCAAACGACTACAACGAATTGTCAGGGACCCTCGGGCTGG GTATGAGCAAAGCTTATCTGTTCTAAGACAtgcaaaacaaagcaaaaaggGGATGATAACAAAAACTTCGATAATGCTGGGCCTGGGAGAAACAGACGATGAGTTGAAGGAAGCCATGGCTGATTTAAGGGCTATAGATGTTGATATTTTGACCCTTGGACAATATTTACAG CCAACTCCATTACATTTGACTGTCAAAGAATATGTCTCGCCTgagaaattcattttctggaagGAATATGGGGAGTCTATTGGATTTCGTTATGTAGCCAGTGGGCCCTTG GTCCGGTCCTCGTATAGGGCAGGGGAGCTGTTTGTTAAAACAATGGTCAGGGAAATGGCTAACGGCTCTTCTGGCGTATTTCAGTAA
- the LOC103436409 gene encoding uncharacterized protein — MASSSLMEIQVPKHAKGERSAKVPLLPVSHSPNSKSHISTRSTNVSTTPTIAKFTFLIFLSLITLAIIVFLPLIRKELTLGPQAPVVQLTALSVHKFNVSARNLTAEWDVILKIANPNLLSSVWFNRLEGFVLYEDRPLAIETMEPFGLPMKTKTELHLRLRMANWEGDQPALKQGMLNKMTKDRELGCVRFSVQMAVWATYRSGWWWSAQHVIMNPQCLDLQIGFVPGATAIGFGILMGDVPRTCYVPMLAE, encoded by the coding sequence ATGGCTTCGTCATCTTTGATGGAGATTCAAGTACCAAAGCATGCAAAAGGAGAGCGCTCAGCCAAGGTTCCCTTACTTCCCGTTTCACACAGCCCTAATTCAAAATCCCATATTTCGACAAGGTCTACCAATGTCTCCACTACACCAACCATTGCCAAATTCACCTTCCTCATTTTTCTCTCCTTGATCACTCTTGCCATCATCGTATTTCTACCGTTAATACGCAAGGAGCTCACTCTAGGCCCCCAAGCCCCCGTTGTCCAACTTACTGCCTTATCCGTGCACAAATTCAACGTCTCGGCCAGAAACCTAACAGCCGAATGGGACGTCATTTTGAAAATTGCTAACCCTAATCTTCTCTCCTCTGTTTGGTTCAACCGGCTTGAAGGTTTCGTTCTGTATGAGGACAGACCGCTTGCCATCGAAACAATGGAGCCATTCGGTCTGCCCATGAAGACAAAAACAGAACTGCATCTCAGGCTTAGAATGGCGAATTGGGAAGGGGATCAACCAGCGCTTAAGCAAGGGATGTTGAATAAGATGACGAAAGATAGAGAACTGGGGTGTGTGAGATTTAGTGTTCAGATGGCGGTCTGGGCAACGTATAGGAGTGGTTGGTGGTGGTCGGCGCAACATGTGATTATGAATCCTCAGTGTTTAGATTTGCAGATTGGGTTTGTGCCAGGCGCCACAGCTATAGGTTTTGGAATATTGATGGGTGATGTACCCAGGACGTGCTATGTTCCCATGCTAGCTgagtaa